In one window of Opitutus sp. GAS368 DNA:
- a CDS encoding DedA family protein gives MHDFFKPLLDWYLQSLETGGYPLIVLLMFVESTFLPLPSELIIPPAAHLAYTKGNMSLTGIVLAGALGSWLGATAMYWVSRWAGRPFILRYGKFFLVTAEKVGKAERWSAAYGNFGIFASRLLPVVRHLIGIPAGIVRMDYWKFSLWTIVGSGLWCGVLCWLGIKAGQDEALMKGELHAITLWGAAILGVLGVIYYFFVHRQMQAGKK, from the coding sequence CTGGATTGGTATCTGCAGTCGCTCGAAACGGGCGGTTACCCGCTGATCGTGCTGCTCATGTTCGTCGAAAGCACGTTCCTGCCGCTGCCAAGCGAGCTGATCATCCCGCCGGCCGCACACCTCGCCTACACCAAGGGCAACATGAGCCTGACCGGCATCGTGCTCGCCGGCGCTCTCGGCTCCTGGCTCGGCGCCACCGCGATGTATTGGGTGTCCCGCTGGGCCGGCCGGCCGTTCATCCTGAGGTATGGGAAATTTTTCCTCGTGACCGCCGAGAAGGTCGGGAAGGCCGAGCGCTGGTCCGCGGCCTACGGCAACTTCGGCATCTTCGCCTCCCGCCTCCTGCCCGTCGTCCGCCATCTCATCGGCATCCCGGCCGGCATCGTGCGCATGGATTACTGGAAGTTCTCCCTGTGGACCATCGTCGGCTCCGGCCTCTGGTGCGGCGTGCTCTGCTGGCTCGGCATCAAGGCCGGCCAGGACGAGGCGCTCATGAAGGGCGAGCTGCATGCGATCACCCTCTGGGGTGCGGCCATTCTCGGCGTCCTCGGCGTCATCTACTATTTCTTCGTTCACCGCCAGATGCAGGCGGGGAAAAAGTAA